The following coding sequences lie in one Paraflavitalea devenefica genomic window:
- a CDS encoding glycosyl hydrolase family 28 protein has product MKYSKWLSALLAAVVTGQSLQSQQLVTYPAPQAVIYSMHNDDYTVRVRKPGGEWQDLFEYKVKVDLDKVQEASMVHFDFSGTVEVMVRKNNENVRTVKVRPEVYGVQPQVKGNVITFTLQQPRNLSVEFNGDKLHNLHVFANAIEKIKPSPADTNVIYFGPGLHLPKDTAGKAFHIPSGKTVYLDGSAILRGKLVCDEVKNVRILGRGIIDQTPEGIEVKQSDSVEIDGITFINPRHYTVYGGASRHLTIRNIKAFSCQGWSDGIDLMSCSDVVIDGVFMRNSDDCIAIYGHRWKFYGNARNYLVTNSTLWADIAHPINIGLHGNTQAEGDTIENIVFRNINILEQDEDDPDYEGCMAITCGDLNLVRNIRFEDIRVDDFEEGQLFNIRVVYNSKYNTGPGRGVRDIYFKNITYKGSNSTYPLIKGLDKDHTVEGVTFERLVINGKLITNAAAANIKIGPFASRILFKN; this is encoded by the coding sequence ATGAAGTATAGCAAATGGTTAAGCGCTTTACTGGCAGCGGTGGTGACAGGCCAGTCATTACAGTCCCAACAATTGGTTACTTATCCGGCTCCCCAGGCCGTCATCTATTCCATGCACAACGATGATTATACCGTACGGGTACGCAAGCCCGGCGGTGAATGGCAGGACCTCTTTGAGTACAAGGTGAAAGTAGACCTTGATAAGGTGCAGGAAGCTTCCATGGTGCATTTTGATTTCTCCGGGACCGTGGAAGTGATGGTAAGAAAAAATAATGAAAACGTCAGAACGGTGAAGGTAAGGCCGGAGGTGTATGGGGTGCAGCCGCAGGTAAAAGGCAATGTGATCACCTTTACCCTGCAGCAGCCGCGTAACCTGTCGGTAGAATTTAATGGCGATAAGCTGCATAACCTGCATGTATTTGCCAATGCCATAGAAAAAATAAAGCCTTCTCCTGCCGATACCAACGTTATCTATTTTGGCCCGGGTTTGCATTTGCCCAAAGATACTGCCGGGAAGGCCTTTCACATTCCTTCCGGCAAAACCGTATACCTCGATGGCAGCGCTATCCTGCGGGGAAAGCTGGTATGCGACGAGGTAAAGAATGTACGCATCCTGGGGCGTGGCATTATTGACCAGACGCCTGAAGGGATAGAAGTAAAACAGTCCGACAGTGTGGAGATAGACGGCATTACTTTTATCAATCCCCGGCATTATACCGTTTATGGGGGTGCCTCCCGGCACCTGACCATCCGTAACATCAAAGCATTCAGTTGTCAGGGCTGGAGTGATGGCATCGACCTCATGAGTTGCTCCGACGTAGTGATTGACGGTGTATTCATGCGCAATTCCGATGATTGTATTGCCATTTATGGTCACCGCTGGAAATTTTATGGCAATGCGCGTAATTACCTCGTCACCAATTCAACGCTCTGGGCCGATATTGCCCATCCCATCAATATAGGACTGCATGGCAATACCCAGGCAGAAGGCGATACGATTGAAAATATCGTGTTCAGAAATATCAATATCCTGGAACAGGATGAAGACGACCCGGACTATGAAGGTTGTATGGCCATTACCTGCGGTGATCTTAACCTCGTGCGTAATATACGGTTTGAGGATATCCGGGTAGATGATTTTGAGGAAGGCCAGTTGTTCAACATACGGGTGGTGTACAACAGTAAATACAACACCGGCCCCGGCAGGGGCGTACGGGATATCTATTTTAAGAATATCACCTACAAGGGAAGTAACTCCACCTACCCGCTGATCAAAGGGCTGGATAAGGACCATACGGTGGAAGGCGTTACCTTTGAGCGCCTCGTTATCAATGGGAAACTCATCACCAATGCAGCGGCCGCCAATATAAAGATTGGCCCCTTTGCCAGCCGCATCCTGTTTAAGAACTGA
- a CDS encoding alpha-L-arabinofuranosidase C-terminal domain-containing protein — protein MKSCLFAFVVCCGWLAHTSAAFAGNSARNNEPDSVYLFSYGTSKNNYHNGLHFAWSRDQQQWHLIGNEYGYVRSDYSRWGSEKKMINPYLIQGPNGVWQCVWGLNDRDKLFAQVSSPDLVYWGRQSYPLMAAGANVLKPVIQYNAQQAHYAITYTEAGGKYYQVTTKDFKTYSPAVEVPAAKYTDGSLTVNLPTGKVTGQLHRVPWTMVDKLIKTWEIKQYRNIQYGENSTQDAQRFAALKPVEAKITVQAAQAKPISDLLLGVFFEDINYAADGGLYAELIQNRDFEYAPGDREGHDKAWNSTHSWTLKGDNASFTIDSVAPIHVNNPHYAVLNIETPGAALVNAGFDGIPVKKGSPYNLSLFTKQVAGKGKLLVRLVSKEGTVLAQATIAASAAGWKKSKAILTATADATDARLELQPLVKGRVLLDMISLFPQKTFKGRENGLRADLAQTIADIHPRFIRFPGGCVAHGDGLGNIYRWKNTIGPLEARKPQRNLWGYHQTAGLGYFEYFRYCEDIGAEPLPVLAAGVPCQNSGVGPTGGGQQGGIPMDQMDEYVQEVLDLIEYANGDVKTTWGKKRAEAGHPQPFNLKYVGIGNEDLITDVFEERFALIYNAVKAKYPGITVIGTVGPFYEGTDYEEGWELADKLKVPMVDEHYYVSPGWLIHNQDYYDRYDRHKSKVYLGEYAAHLSGRPNNLETALSEALYLTALERNGDVVSMTSYAPLLAKEGHTQWNPDLIYFNNTEVKPTVGYQVQKLYGLHAGDQYLPAAISLSNEQDGVKKRIAYSIVRDTKSKDLVVKMVNLLPVTVNTSLDLAGIDVAGPEAIKTVLQGQPADKNATPVESTIAVSGISKLELPAYSFTVIRVKTK, from the coding sequence ATGAAATCTTGCCTTTTTGCTTTTGTGGTATGCTGTGGGTGGCTTGCCCATACCTCCGCCGCTTTTGCCGGCAACAGTGCCCGGAACAATGAGCCCGACTCCGTTTATCTGTTCTCCTACGGTACTTCCAAAAACAATTATCATAATGGTCTGCACTTTGCCTGGAGCCGTGACCAGCAGCAGTGGCACCTCATTGGCAATGAGTACGGCTATGTAAGAAGCGACTATAGCCGCTGGGGCAGTGAAAAGAAAATGATCAACCCGTATCTCATACAGGGTCCCAATGGCGTATGGCAATGTGTATGGGGCCTTAATGACAGGGATAAATTATTCGCGCAGGTATCTTCTCCTGACCTGGTGTACTGGGGCCGCCAGAGCTACCCGCTGATGGCAGCGGGCGCCAATGTGCTGAAGCCGGTGATACAATACAATGCCCAACAGGCACACTATGCCATCACCTATACCGAAGCCGGTGGCAAATACTACCAGGTAACGACCAAAGATTTTAAAACATATAGCCCTGCTGTGGAAGTGCCCGCAGCAAAGTATACAGATGGCAGTCTCACTGTTAACCTGCCCACAGGAAAGGTCACCGGGCAACTGCACCGCGTACCCTGGACAATGGTGGATAAGCTGATTAAAACCTGGGAGATCAAACAATACAGGAATATTCAGTACGGCGAAAACAGCACACAGGATGCACAACGTTTTGCCGCACTAAAACCGGTAGAAGCAAAGATTACCGTGCAGGCGGCGCAAGCAAAACCTATTAGTGACTTGTTATTGGGCGTATTCTTTGAAGACATTAACTATGCTGCCGATGGCGGGCTTTATGCTGAACTCATCCAGAACCGTGATTTCGAATATGCACCGGGCGACCGCGAAGGACATGACAAAGCCTGGAACAGTACCCATTCCTGGACACTGAAAGGGGATAATGCCAGCTTTACTATTGACAGTGTGGCGCCTATTCATGTCAACAACCCGCATTACGCAGTATTAAATATAGAGACACCCGGCGCAGCCTTGGTGAATGCAGGGTTTGATGGAATTCCTGTAAAGAAAGGGTCGCCATACAACCTTTCCCTGTTTACCAAACAAGTGGCAGGAAAAGGAAAATTATTGGTACGCCTTGTCAGCAAAGAGGGTACGGTGTTGGCGCAGGCAACCATCGCAGCTTCTGCTGCAGGCTGGAAAAAAAGCAAAGCCATATTGACGGCCACTGCTGATGCGACCGATGCCCGCCTCGAATTACAACCACTTGTCAAAGGACGTGTGCTGCTCGACATGATCTCTCTATTCCCGCAAAAGACTTTTAAAGGCAGGGAGAACGGCCTGCGGGCCGACCTGGCACAAACCATTGCAGATATCCATCCCCGTTTTATCCGCTTTCCCGGCGGATGCGTGGCGCACGGTGATGGACTGGGAAATATTTATCGCTGGAAAAACACCATAGGTCCGTTGGAGGCCCGTAAGCCCCAACGTAACCTGTGGGGCTATCACCAGACTGCCGGCCTGGGTTATTTTGAATACTTCCGCTATTGTGAAGATATTGGCGCCGAACCCCTGCCGGTATTGGCAGCAGGCGTGCCTTGCCAGAATTCCGGGGTAGGTCCCACCGGCGGTGGTCAGCAGGGCGGCATTCCGATGGACCAGATGGATGAATATGTACAGGAGGTACTTGATCTTATAGAATATGCCAATGGCGATGTTAAAACTACCTGGGGTAAAAAGCGGGCAGAAGCCGGCCATCCCCAGCCGTTCAACCTGAAATACGTTGGCATAGGTAATGAAGACCTGATCACGGATGTTTTTGAAGAACGCTTTGCCTTGATCTATAACGCTGTGAAAGCAAAATATCCCGGCATCACCGTGATTGGCACCGTAGGCCCCTTCTATGAAGGAACAGATTACGAAGAAGGCTGGGAACTGGCTGATAAACTAAAAGTGCCCATGGTAGATGAGCATTACTATGTATCGCCCGGCTGGCTCATCCACAACCAGGATTATTATGACAGGTATGACCGCCACAAATCAAAAGTATACCTGGGTGAATATGCTGCGCACCTGTCCGGCAGACCTAATAACCTGGAAACAGCGCTGAGTGAAGCGCTGTACCTCACTGCACTGGAGCGTAATGGCGATGTGGTGAGCATGACATCTTATGCTCCCTTGCTGGCCAAAGAAGGACATACCCAGTGGAATCCCGACCTCATCTATTTTAATAATACGGAAGTAAAACCCACCGTGGGCTACCAGGTGCAAAAATTGTATGGCCTGCATGCGGGTGATCAATACCTGCCGGCTGCCATCAGCTTGTCCAATGAGCAGGATGGTGTAAAAAAACGGATCGCTTATTCCATCGTGCGTGATACAAAAAGCAAAGACCTGGTGGTGAAAATGGTGAACCTGTTGCCGGTAACCGTCAATACCTCCCTTGACCTGGCGGGTATTGATGTGGCAGGTCCGGAAGCAATAAAAACAGTATTGCAGGGACAGCCGGCTGATAAAAATGCTACACCCGTGGAATCAACAATAGCTGTATCGGGTATTTCCAAACTGGAATTACCAGCTTATTCATTCACAGTCATCCGCGTTAAAACAAAATAG